A region from the Hydrogenimonas thermophila genome encodes:
- a CDS encoding PP0621 family protein, translating into MLKILLTIAVIAGIYFFLIKKPQVAKKRQERAEDEKRKPKDDEDIMVECEKCGTFVSSKEAIIVDGKYYCSKSCAGIR; encoded by the coding sequence ATGTTAAAGATATTACTAACCATTGCTGTCATTGCCGGTATTTACTTTTTTTTAATTAAAAAACCCCAAGTAGCAAAGAAGCGTCAAGAGCGTGCTGAAGATGAAAAACGTAAGCCAAAAGATGATGAAGACATAATGGTCGAGTGTGAAAAATGCGGTACATTTGTCAGCTCAAAAGAGGCAATAATTGTAGATGGCAAATACTACTGTTCTAAAAGTTGTGCAGGAATTAGATAA
- the ribA gene encoding GTP cyclohydrolase II, which produces MNVEISEVANLPTKFGNFKIQAFKEQLLDGCYKEHLTIFTDQMPEVPIVRVHSECLTGDALGSCKCDCGEQLEYALHMIQKHGGLVIYLRQEGRNIGLLNKVNAYSLQDKGLDTVAANHQLGFSADERTYEMVEKVLAHFKITKIRLLTNNPKKIESLKGVEIIERLPIIVEANPHNEAYLQTKKSKMGHLL; this is translated from the coding sequence ATGAACGTTGAAATATCTGAAGTAGCCAATCTCCCAACTAAATTTGGCAATTTCAAAATACAGGCATTTAAAGAGCAACTTTTAGACGGTTGCTACAAAGAGCATCTTACAATTTTTACCGATCAGATGCCAGAAGTTCCTATTGTCAGAGTACATTCTGAGTGTCTTACCGGAGATGCCTTGGGTAGTTGCAAGTGTGACTGTGGAGAGCAGTTGGAGTATGCACTGCATATGATTCAAAAACATGGTGGACTAGTTATTTACTTACGTCAAGAAGGACGGAACATAGGTCTTTTAAACAAAGTTAATGCTTACTCTTTGCAGGACAAAGGGTTAGATACTGTCGCTGCTAACCATCAATTAGGTTTTAGTGCAGATGAAAGAACTTATGAAATGGTTGAAAAAGTTCTTGCCCATTTTAAAATTACAAAAATACGCCTTCTTACAAACAATCCTAAAAAGATTGAGAGTTTAAAAGGCGTAGAGATTATTGAACGACTGCCTATCATAGTTGAAGCCAACCCTCATAATGAAGCTTACTTGCAGACTAAAAAAAGTAAAATGGGACATCTTTTGTAA
- the rsmG gene encoding 16S rRNA (guanine(527)-N(7))-methyltransferase RsmG, whose translation MKKLKLPDEVYKKLDSFTKSLMDWNKVHNLTGAKTYEAINEQIYDSIYPLTFLSKQNSLLDIGTGAGFPGMILAIAMPETECTLCEPLRKRASFLKFIVRELELTNVTVEANRVEDLEVRPYDLITSRAVTDTKTLIEWSRPFIGENTQMLFYKGEQVFEEVKGLESCKYELISRDQRNYLWIKKLGVS comes from the coding sequence TTGAAAAAATTGAAACTACCAGATGAAGTCTATAAAAAATTAGATAGTTTTACCAAATCTTTAATGGATTGGAACAAGGTACACAATTTAACAGGTGCTAAAACATATGAGGCTATAAATGAGCAGATATATGACTCTATCTATCCTTTAACTTTTCTGTCAAAACAAAATAGTCTACTAGATATCGGTACAGGTGCAGGTTTTCCCGGTATGATACTAGCTATTGCAATGCCTGAAACTGAATGTACACTTTGTGAACCTTTACGTAAACGAGCCTCTTTTCTTAAGTTTATTGTTAGAGAATTGGAACTTACAAATGTAACAGTTGAAGCCAATCGAGTTGAAGATCTTGAAGTTAGACCATATGATCTGATTACCTCTCGCGCCGTTACAGATACTAAAACATTAATAGAGTGGAGTCGTCCATTTATAGGTGAAAATACGCAAATGCTCTTTTACAAAGGTGAACAGGTTTTTGAAGAGGTCAAAGGGCTTGAATCTTGTAAATATGAACTTATTTCGCGAGATCAACGCAACTACTTATGGATTAAGAAGTTAGGAGTTTCCTAA